A single genomic interval of Struthio camelus isolate bStrCam1 chromosome 9, bStrCam1.hap1, whole genome shotgun sequence harbors:
- the IRS1 gene encoding insulin receptor substrate 1: MASPTDNNEGFFSDVRKVGYLRKPKSMHKRFFVLRAASESGPARLEYYENEKKWRHKSGAPKRSIPLESCFNINKRADSKNKHLVALYTKDEHFAIAADSEPEQESWYQALLQLHNRAKGHHHLHHHHHHHHSDVTFGGSNVALGEAGEDNYGEVAPGPAFKEVWQVILKPKGLGQTKNLIGIYRLCLTNKTISFVKLNSDAAAVVLQLLNIRRCGHSENFFFIEVGRSAVTGPGEFWMQVDDSVVAQNMHETILEAMRAMSEEFRPRSKSQSSSNCSNPISVPLRSRHHINNPPPSQVGLSRRSRTESVTATSPAGGGGGGTGGKPSSFRVRASSDGEGTMSRPASVDGSPVSPSANRTHSHRHRGNSRLHPPLNHSRSIPMPSSRCSPSATSPVSLSSSSTSGHGSTSDCLFPRRSSASVSGSPSDGGFISSDEYGSSPCDFRSSFRSVTPDSLGHTPPARGDEELNYICMGGKATSSCCSLAAPNGHFIPRTCHPQQQPRYAGTPCCPRGGGEEVADLEKAFRKRTHSAGTSPTISHQKTPSQSSVASIEEYTEMLPSYPCGSSRLSSYRHSAFVPTHSYPEECLEMHHLDSGHHRTNSAPHTDDGYMPMSPGVAPVPSGGGPPKGGDYMPMSPKSVSAPQQIINPGRGGRHPPPMVDSNGYMMMSPSSSYSPDGGPAGYGKIWTNGAGHHPKLSVESNEGKLPCGGSDYINMSPASGSTTSTPPDCYFGGPGQPGAEEAAAAAAPHHKPIYSYFSLPRSFKHVQRRGGGVAAGGDEGSPQPRIALSSGRLLYAAEDSSSSTSSDSLGGGGGGGPEGGPQPQAPRKVDTAVQTRSRLARPTRLSLGGPKASTLPRAREQPPLLLPPEPKSPGEYVNIEFIAGEKPAFPAAALGLGLPPPPPGDEGAEEYMNMDLGPPRAPCPAGFAAVRAAPAARPGRGAAPGVRDYVTMQLGGGAGGSCSDCADSPSPSSPALLLNYADVRAGRSGAEKPAPASPELPRPPAELAAAPPRSSSLLGGPGASSAFTRVSLSPSRNQSAKVIRADPQGGRRRHSSETFSSTPSAARGAAGSGGPGAPFPGGGAGGAEEVKRHSSASFENVWLRPAEAAAAGAPAARREPGAAPALENGLNYIDLDLVKDFNSHRRHHHHHLHPPPEGAALLAGKQPPPPNSASQPRGSSHSSDDLSAYASISFQKREEM, translated from the coding sequence ATGGCTAGCCCCACAGATAACAACGAGGGCTTCTTCTCAGATGTCAGAAAGGTGGGTTACTTGCGCAAACCCAAGAGCATGCATAAACGCTTTTTCGTGCTGAGGGCAGCCAGCGAGTCAGGACCCGCCCGGCTGGAGTATTACGAGAACGAGAAGAAATGGAGACACAAGTCAGGGGCTCCCAAGCGCTCCATCCCACTAGAAAGCTGCTTCAACATCAACAAACGGGCTGACTCCAAGAACAAGCACCTGGTGGCCCTCTACACCAAGGACGAGCACTTTGCCATTGCAGCTGACAGTGAGCCTGAACAGGAGAGCTGGTACCaagcactgctgcagctgcacaaCAGGGCCAAgggccaccaccacctccatcaccaccaccaccaccaccacagcgaTGTCACCTTTGGGGGCAGCAATGTGGCACTGGGGGAAGCAGGTGAGGACAACTATGGTGAGGTAGCCCCTGGCCCGGCTTTTAAGGAAGTTTGGCAAGTAATTCTGAAGCCTAAGGGCCTAGGCCAGACAAAGAACCTGATTGGCATCTACCGCCTGTGCCTGACTAACAAGACCATCAGCTTTGTGAAGCTGAATTCAGATGCGGCTGCTGTGGTGCTGCAGCTGCTCAATATCCGTCGCTGTGGTCACTCTGAGAACTTCTTCTTCATTGAGGTGGGGCGCTCAGCTGTGACTGGGCCTGGCGAGTTCTGGATGCAGGTGGATGACTCGGTGGTGGCACAGAACATGCATGAAACCATCCTGGAGGCCATGCGAGCCATGAGCGAGGAATTCCGGCCCCGCAGCAAGAGCCAGTCCTCCTCAAACTGCTCCAACCCCATCTCTGTGCCCCTTCGTAGCAGACACCACATCAACAACCCTCCACCCAGCCAAGTGGGGCTCAGTCGCCGGTCCAGGACTGAGAGTGTCACCGCCACCTCTCCTGCTGGTGGTGGCGGAGGAGGTACTGGTGGCAAACCCAGCTCTTTCCGGGTTCGAGCATCAAGCGATGGGGAAGGCACTATGTCAAGGCCTGCCTCTGTGGATGGTAGCCCAGTTAGTCCCAGTGCCAACCGGACCCATTCACATCGACACCGTGGCAACTCCAGGCTCCATCCTCCGCTCAACCACAGCCGGTCCATCCCGATGCCTTCCTCGCGCTGTTCTCCTTCAGCCACCAGTCCAGTTAGCCTGTCATCCAGCAGCACTAGTGGCCATGGCTCCACCTCGGACTGCCTCTTTCCACGCAGGTCAAGTGCTTCGGTTTCCGGCTCCCCCAGTGATGGtggatttatttcttctgatgAATATGGCTCTAGCCCATGTGACTTTCGCAGCTCTTTTCGCAGCGTGACCCCGGATTCATTGGGACACACCCCACCAGCTCGGGGTGATGAAGAGCTCAACTACATCTGCATGGGGGGGAAGGCTACCTCATCTTGCTGTAGCCTGGCAGCCCCCAATGGCCACTTCATCCCACGCACCTGCCAtccgcagcagcagccccgctaTGCCGGCACCCCATGCTGTCCCCGAGGTGGTGGTGAGGAGGTTGCTGACTTGGAGAAGGCATTCAGGAAACGGACTCACTCTGCCGGCACTTCACCCACCATCTCCCACCAGAAGACACCCTCACAGTCTTCAGTGGCCTCCATTGAGGAATACACGGAGATGCTGCCTTCTTATCCCTGTGGCAGCAGCCGGCTGTCCTCCTACCGGCACTCGGCCTTTGTGCCCACGCACTCCTACCCTGAGGAGTGTCTGGAGATGCACCACCTGGACAGCGGCCACCATCGGACCAACTCTGCCCCGCACACGGACGATGGCTACATGCCAATGTCTCCCGGTGTAGCCCCTGTGCCCAGTGGCGGTGGGCCCCCCAAGGGTGGTGACTACATGCCCATGAGCCCTAAGAGCGTGTCAGCCCCGCAGCAGATCATCAACCCTGGCAGAGGGGGCCGCCACCCTCCACCCATGGTGGACTCCAACGGCTACATGATGATGTCCCCCAGCAGCAGCTACTCGCCCGATGGCGGCCCTGCGGGCTACGGCAAGATCTGGACTAACGGGGCTGGCCATCACCCAAAGCTCTCGGTGGAGAGCAATGAAGGGAAACTCCCCTGCGGCGGCAGCGACTACATCAACATGTCCCCAGCCAGCGGCTCCACCACCAGCACCCCACCGGACTGCTACtttgggggcccggggcagccgggcgccgaggaggccgccgctgccgccgctccccaCCACAAACCCATCTACTCCTACTTCTCCCTGCCACGCTCCTTCAAGCACGTgcagcggcgaggcggcggggtggcggcggggggcgacgagggcagcccccagccccgtaTCGCCCTCAGCTCCGGCCGCCTCCTCTACGCCGCCGAGGACTCGTCCTCGTCCACCAGCAGCGACAGCCTGGGCGGCGGGGGTGGCGGCGGCCCGGAGGGCGGCCCGCAGCCGCAGGCGCCGCGCAAGGTGGACACGGCCGTGCAGACCAGGAGCCGCCTGGCGCGGCCCACGCGCTTGTCGCTGGGCGGCCCCAAGGCCAGCACGCTGCCGCGGGCCCGGGAGCAGCcgccgctcctcctgcccccggagcccaagagccccggcgAGTACGTGAACATCGAGTTCATCGCCGGCGAGAAGCcggccttccccgccgccgccctgggcctgggcctgccgccgccgccgccgggggacgAGGGCGCCGAGGAGTACATGAACATGGAcctggggccgccgcgggccccctgccccgccggctTCGCCGCCGtgcgggcggcccccgcggcgcggcccggccgagGCGCGGCCCCCGGCGTCCGGGACTACGTGACTATGCAGCTGGGGGGAGGCGCCGGGGGCTCCTGCTCGGACTGCGCCGACAGCCCTTCCCCGTCCTCCCCGGCCCTCCTGCTCAACTACGCCGACGTGCGGGCGGGCCGCTCCGGCGCAGAGAAGCCCGCGCCGGCCTCGCCGGAgctgccgcggccgccggccgagctggccgcggcgccgccgcgctcctcctccCTGCTCGGGGGCCCCGGCGCGAGCAGCGCCTTCACCCGCgtcagcctcagccccagccgcAACCAGAGTGCCAAAGTGATCCGCGCCGACCCgcagggcggccggcggcggcacaGCTCCGAGACCTTCTCGTCCACGCCGAGCgccgcccggggggcggcgggcagcggcggcccgggcgcgccgttccccggcggcggcgcggggggcgccgagGAGGTGAAGCGCCACAGCTCGGCCTCCTTCGAGAACGtctggctgcggccggccgaggcggcggcagcgggcgcccccgccgcgcggcgggagccgggggccGCGCCCGCCCTCGAGAACGGCCTCAACTACATCGACCTGGACTTGGTGAAGGATTTTAAcagccaccgccgccaccaccaccaccacctccatccccCCCCGGAGGGCGCCGCTCTGCTGGCGGggaagcagccgccgccgccgaactccGCCAGCCAGCCCCGCGGCAGCAGCCACTCCAGCGACGACTTGAGCGCGTACGCCAGCATCAGCTTCCAGAAGCGGGAGGAGATGTAG